The following proteins come from a genomic window of Natronosalvus vescus:
- a CDS encoding aminotransferase class I/II-fold pyridoxal phosphate-dependent enzyme has translation MQIEPFGLERWFAAYEHEADIMLAESGIRSLPASRFDTDPGDLGYVIPTDGDPEFRAAVADRYDRDPEEVLFTVGTQEANFLAFLSILEDERSHAVVVTPTYQALHAVPDAFGDVTKVSLEPPNWELDVDAVAEAIRPETDVIVLNNPNNPTGRYHSLETVEALYDLAEDNDAYLLCDEVYRLLAENPLPPVASLGEHGLSTTSLTKAYGLAGTRFGWLVGDRDVIEAAWTWKDYTTISPSIFGQHVAKQALGEQEDAILEENRTLAAEHRATVREFVDDHGLEWYDPVGVNGFVTVPDGFENGTEFCRTVVEEESVVLAPGDLFGFPGYFRIGFGLPTDELEEGLERVGRVIS, from the coding sequence ATGCAAATCGAACCATTCGGCCTCGAGCGCTGGTTCGCGGCGTACGAACACGAGGCGGACATCATGCTTGCCGAGAGCGGCATCCGGAGCCTGCCGGCGAGCCGTTTCGACACCGACCCCGGCGACCTCGGGTACGTCATCCCGACCGATGGCGACCCCGAGTTCCGCGCCGCGGTGGCGGATCGGTACGACCGCGACCCCGAAGAAGTGCTCTTCACCGTCGGTACCCAGGAGGCGAACTTCCTGGCGTTCCTCTCGATCCTCGAGGACGAACGCTCGCATGCGGTGGTGGTCACACCCACGTATCAGGCGCTTCACGCCGTCCCGGACGCTTTTGGAGACGTGACCAAGGTGTCACTCGAGCCGCCAAACTGGGAACTCGACGTTGACGCCGTTGCCGAGGCGATTCGCCCGGAAACCGATGTCATCGTGCTCAACAACCCGAACAACCCGACCGGGCGCTATCACTCCCTCGAGACCGTCGAGGCGCTGTACGACCTGGCCGAAGACAACGATGCCTACCTCCTCTGTGACGAGGTGTACCGTTTACTGGCCGAGAATCCGTTGCCCCCGGTCGCCAGCCTCGGTGAACACGGACTCTCGACGACCAGCCTGACGAAAGCCTACGGCCTCGCTGGCACCCGGTTCGGCTGGCTCGTGGGCGACCGCGACGTGATCGAGGCCGCCTGGACGTGGAAGGATTACACCACCATCTCGCCGTCGATATTCGGTCAACACGTCGCGAAACAGGCGCTGGGCGAGCAGGAAGACGCGATCCTCGAGGAAAACCGCACTCTCGCGGCCGAACATCGAGCGACCGTGCGGGAGTTCGTCGACGACCACGGACTCGAGTGGTACGACCCGGTCGGCGTCAACGGCTTCGTGACCGTTCCCGACGGGTTCGAGAACGGCACCGAGTTCTGTCGAACCGTCGTCGAGGAGGAGAGTGTGGTTCTCGCACCCGGCGACCTGTTCGGGTTCCCCGGCTACTTCCGGATCGGGTTCGGATTACCAACGGACGAACTCGAAGAGGGGCTAGAGCGCGTCGGTCGCGTCATTTCCTGA
- the arcS gene encoding archaeosine synthase subunit alpha, translating to MTEYFEVHERDGAARLGELRLETPRTTPALVDDLLEDGGSLWAADREIPEGDDSALTVLPYRGFPGGTAPEVQESFAVDYPDVSYPSVSVVSSETPADHGTDAYAVSDVQSVVGHGAALVKAVVNVKQEIPADTALIFSGVATPRNVALLAYAGVDCVDASKAIVEGTRGKYLTTESAYFLEDLEELPCSCSACQQPRSAFTRQDCADHNRNALAAELAIVRQRIRDGRLRDYIEGQARHDQWLTAAMRELDAQWGYLEERTPILRTGNLDAATEDTLRRVEIQRFADRVTGRYRNRFDAPLVLVPCSARKPYSESQSHSQFHRTIQWRGHLVSMTSPIGVVPQELETTYPAQHYDTVVTGRWLADEKDFVARVLERYLERNEYPRIIAHVPDEGYRDIVGRVEDELDLEVTYTVEPGAHPTDDDSLAALGDALSGESAYRKREREHNTVRAIADYLLGDGAGDDLFEEFSTTSHYPRLQIRDTDPEETQLATMVPQYGTLSFTLEGAQRWVESDAPVKRLEIDGFVPQGSVLAPGVVDADDDIRVGDEVIVEGPRAFGVGRAEMFGREMVESTRGIACEIRHVEEKA from the coding sequence ATGACCGAGTACTTCGAGGTTCACGAGCGCGACGGGGCCGCGCGACTGGGCGAACTCCGCCTCGAGACCCCCCGGACGACGCCGGCACTCGTCGACGACCTGCTCGAAGACGGTGGCTCCCTCTGGGCCGCCGACCGCGAGATCCCCGAAGGCGACGACTCCGCGCTGACCGTCCTCCCCTATCGCGGCTTCCCGGGCGGGACGGCTCCCGAGGTACAGGAGTCGTTCGCCGTCGACTACCCCGACGTCTCCTATCCGAGCGTGTCCGTCGTCTCGAGCGAGACCCCCGCCGACCACGGCACTGACGCCTACGCCGTCTCCGACGTGCAGTCGGTCGTCGGCCACGGGGCGGCCCTCGTCAAGGCCGTCGTGAACGTCAAACAGGAGATTCCCGCCGATACCGCCCTGATCTTCTCCGGCGTCGCCACACCCCGAAACGTCGCCCTGCTCGCGTACGCCGGAGTCGACTGCGTCGACGCGTCCAAAGCCATCGTCGAAGGGACACGAGGGAAGTATTTGACCACCGAGTCGGCGTATTTCCTCGAGGATCTCGAGGAGTTGCCTTGCTCGTGTTCGGCCTGTCAGCAGCCCCGCTCGGCGTTCACCCGACAGGATTGCGCCGACCACAACCGCAACGCACTCGCAGCCGAACTCGCGATCGTTCGCCAGCGCATCCGCGACGGTCGCCTGCGCGACTACATCGAGGGGCAAGCCCGCCACGATCAGTGGCTCACCGCGGCGATGCGAGAACTCGACGCCCAGTGGGGGTATCTCGAGGAGCGCACCCCGATCCTCCGGACGGGGAACCTCGACGCGGCGACCGAGGACACTCTCCGTCGAGTGGAGATCCAGCGCTTTGCCGACCGGGTGACCGGCCGGTACCGAAACCGGTTCGACGCCCCGCTCGTCCTCGTGCCCTGTTCGGCCCGCAAACCCTACAGCGAGTCCCAGAGTCACAGCCAGTTCCATCGGACGATCCAGTGGCGCGGCCACCTCGTCTCGATGACCTCGCCCATCGGCGTCGTCCCCCAGGAACTCGAGACGACGTACCCGGCCCAGCACTACGACACCGTCGTCACGGGACGCTGGTTGGCCGACGAGAAGGACTTCGTCGCCCGCGTCCTCGAGCGGTACCTCGAGCGTAACGAGTACCCACGGATCATCGCCCACGTGCCGGACGAAGGCTACCGCGACATCGTCGGACGGGTCGAGGACGAACTCGATCTCGAGGTGACCTACACCGTCGAGCCGGGTGCCCATCCGACCGACGACGACTCGCTTGCGGCCCTGGGCGATGCCCTCTCGGGCGAGTCAGCGTACCGGAAACGCGAGCGCGAGCACAACACCGTCCGGGCCATTGCCGACTACCTGCTCGGCGACGGTGCCGGCGACGACCTGTTCGAGGAGTTCTCCACGACGAGTCACTACCCACGCCTCCAGATCCGGGACACCGACCCCGAGGAAACCCAGCTCGCCACGATGGTACCCCAGTACGGCACGCTCTCGTTCACCCTCGAGGGCGCACAGCGATGGGTCGAGAGCGACGCCCCGGTCAAACGACTCGAGATCGACGGCTTCGTCCCGCAGGGAAGCGTCCTGGCACCGGGCGTCGTCGACGCCGACGACGACATCCGCGTCGGCGACGAGGTGATCGTCGAGGGGCCACGAGCGTTCGGTGTCGGCCGCGCCGAGATGTTCGGTCGCGAGATGGTCGAGAGCACGCGCGGCATCGCGTGTGAGATTCGTCACGTCGAGGAGAAAGCCTAA
- the deoC gene encoding deoxyribose-phosphate aldolase has protein sequence MDRRELAPLIDHTVLGPETTPADIDAVLEVADEHGMNACIPPYALERASEAYPDVTLATVIGFPHGQNDHDVKRREGVLAWKAGADELDVVINVGLLQAGDVETVEAELEELVAAVPIPVKVIIETALLTDEQKHDACEAAKSAGAAMVKTSTGFADGGATVEDVSLMSEYLPVKASGGVGSYNEAMAMIEAGAERIGASSGSAILEGAPEA, from the coding sequence ATGGATCGACGCGAACTCGCCCCTCTGATCGACCACACGGTGCTCGGGCCCGAAACGACGCCGGCCGATATCGACGCCGTCCTCGAGGTTGCCGACGAACACGGGATGAACGCCTGTATTCCGCCCTATGCCCTCGAGAGGGCGTCCGAAGCGTACCCGGACGTCACCCTCGCGACGGTGATCGGCTTTCCACACGGCCAGAACGATCACGACGTGAAACGCCGGGAGGGCGTCCTCGCCTGGAAGGCCGGGGCTGACGAACTCGACGTCGTGATCAACGTTGGCCTTCTCCAGGCGGGCGACGTGGAAACCGTCGAAGCCGAACTCGAGGAACTCGTCGCCGCCGTTCCCATCCCGGTCAAGGTGATCATCGAGACGGCGTTGCTGACCGACGAGCAGAAACACGACGCCTGCGAGGCCGCGAAATCGGCAGGCGCAGCGATGGTTAAAACGTCGACCGGGTTCGCCGATGGCGGTGCGACCGTCGAAGACGTCTCGCTGATGAGCGAGTACCTGCCGGTCAAAGCCAGTGGCGGCGTCGGCAGCTACAACGAGGCGATGGCCATGATCGAAGCTGGTGCCGAGCGGATCGGCGCCTCGAGTGGTTCGGCGATTCTCGAGGGTGCACCGGAGGCCTGA
- the gatD gene encoding Glu-tRNA(Gln) amidotransferase subunit GatD, which translates to MSQTPAPGDRVRVERADRTYEGVLLPSSTDDHLVVKLEGGYNVGIDREEAALELLAEDVYDVETSQSDDGTSEIEFDDSLPTISLISTGGTIASTVDYRTGAVTAQFDAEDVLRAVPDLAGRANYRGRVVANILSENMEPPIWQDLAAAVAEEIELGADGVVVMHGTDTMQYSASALAFMLETPVPVVFTGSQRSADRPSSDNVMNAVCAVEAAKSDCAEVLVCMHASESDTTCALHRGTRVRKNHTSRRDAFETVGSEPLGTVDYDTETVALSGDYTERGDVDLDVDTDLEESVELVKFTPGMDPAFLDAVSGSAGLVLEGTGLGHVHTDLIPQVESLVEDGTTVVMTSQCLEGRVCDRVYDTGRDLLSAGVLEGEDMLPGTAKVKLMWALANADDPAEAMQTSLAGEIQERSVPWESQ; encoded by the coding sequence ATGAGCCAGACCCCAGCCCCAGGCGATCGCGTCCGCGTCGAGCGCGCGGATCGAACGTACGAAGGCGTGTTGCTCCCCTCGAGCACCGACGACCACCTGGTCGTGAAACTCGAGGGCGGGTACAACGTTGGAATCGACCGCGAGGAAGCCGCCCTCGAACTGCTCGCCGAGGACGTCTACGACGTGGAGACGTCACAGAGCGACGATGGCACTTCCGAAATCGAGTTCGACGACTCGCTACCAACCATCTCGCTCATCTCGACCGGCGGCACCATCGCCTCCACGGTCGACTATCGGACTGGTGCCGTCACGGCACAGTTCGACGCCGAGGACGTCCTTCGGGCGGTTCCCGACCTCGCGGGTCGGGCGAATTACCGCGGCCGGGTCGTCGCGAACATCCTCTCCGAGAACATGGAGCCGCCGATCTGGCAGGATCTCGCGGCGGCGGTGGCCGAGGAGATCGAACTGGGGGCCGACGGCGTCGTCGTCATGCACGGTACAGACACGATGCAGTACTCCGCCTCCGCGCTCGCGTTCATGCTCGAGACGCCCGTCCCGGTCGTCTTCACCGGCAGCCAGCGCTCGGCCGATCGGCCGTCCTCGGACAACGTGATGAACGCCGTCTGTGCCGTCGAAGCCGCGAAGAGCGACTGCGCGGAGGTACTCGTCTGCATGCATGCCAGCGAGAGCGACACCACCTGCGCGCTCCACCGGGGCACCCGCGTCCGGAAGAATCACACCTCCCGACGGGATGCATTCGAGACCGTCGGCAGCGAGCCGCTGGGGACGGTCGACTACGACACCGAAACCGTCGCTCTCTCCGGGGACTATACCGAACGCGGCGACGTCGACCTGGACGTCGACACCGACCTCGAGGAGTCCGTCGAACTCGTCAAGTTCACGCCCGGGATGGATCCTGCGTTCCTCGACGCGGTTTCCGGTTCTGCCGGCCTCGTCCTCGAGGGCACCGGGCTCGGACACGTCCACACCGACCTTATCCCGCAGGTCGAGTCGCTCGTCGAGGACGGTACGACGGTCGTCATGACCAGTCAGTGTCTCGAGGGGCGCGTGTGTGACCGGGTGTACGACACCGGTCGCGACCTGCTGTCGGCGGGAGTTCTCGAGGGTGAGGATATGCTCCCCGGGACGGCGAAAGTCAAACTGATGTGGGCGCTCGCGAACGCGGACGATCCAGCAGAAGCCATGCAAACCTCACTGGCGGGCGAGATTCAGGAACGGTCGGTGCCGTGGGAGAGCCAGTGA
- a CDS encoding M28 family metallopeptidase, translated as MSAHEDRETTNDALEAALGYAWGDDQSWNLLTELTQLEHRMGGSPGEYAAADIVDEAFSDAGVADVETRSFPIQYWERGHTSLTVTEPVERTFDAIALPYSPPGDLEAPLVDVGYGTPKEIEEAGDAVDGAIVVASTTTPPGQRFVHRMEKFGHAVDAGAKAFLFANHVPGQLPPTGSLRFDREAAMPGVGVSRETHDWLTDYAGGEETARATLTVEASTTQGSSQNVVGTLGPDTDEEIVLLGHYDAHDIAEGALDNGCGIATVLGAASILAEIEDDLECRVRVAGVGSEEIGLLGAAALADDLDLESVRAVVNVDGAGRFRNLKAYSHASEPLAEMATDVSDQWGQPIVHDPDPHPFSDHWPFLRAGVPSLQLHSEPADGGERGRGWGHTAADTRDKVDPRNLREHAMLTALVTRTLTKQEPPRVEEPTLRDVLLEQDYEPGMRASDIWPEAWG; from the coding sequence ATGTCTGCACACGAGGATAGAGAGACCACGAACGATGCCCTCGAGGCCGCCCTCGGCTACGCATGGGGAGACGACCAGTCGTGGAATCTGCTCACGGAATTAACCCAGCTCGAGCACCGGATGGGGGGCTCACCGGGGGAATACGCTGCGGCGGATATCGTCGATGAGGCGTTTTCGGACGCTGGCGTCGCCGACGTCGAGACGCGCTCGTTCCCGATCCAGTACTGGGAGCGCGGCCACACCAGCCTGACTGTCACCGAGCCAGTCGAGCGAACGTTCGACGCGATTGCCCTCCCGTACTCGCCGCCCGGCGACCTCGAGGCCCCGCTGGTCGACGTCGGCTACGGGACGCCGAAGGAGATCGAGGAAGCCGGCGACGCCGTGGACGGCGCGATCGTCGTCGCGAGCACGACGACGCCGCCCGGCCAGCGCTTCGTCCATCGCATGGAGAAGTTCGGTCATGCCGTCGACGCGGGGGCAAAGGCGTTCCTCTTCGCCAATCACGTCCCCGGACAGCTACCGCCAACCGGCTCCCTGCGCTTCGACCGCGAGGCCGCCATGCCCGGCGTCGGCGTCAGCAGGGAGACCCACGACTGGCTCACCGACTACGCCGGCGGCGAGGAGACGGCGCGAGCGACACTCACAGTCGAGGCGTCGACAACACAGGGCTCGAGTCAGAACGTGGTCGGCACACTCGGCCCCGATACCGACGAGGAAATCGTCCTCCTCGGCCACTACGACGCCCACGATATCGCGGAGGGGGCCCTCGACAACGGCTGTGGCATCGCGACCGTACTGGGTGCCGCTTCGATCCTGGCCGAAATCGAGGACGACCTCGAGTGTCGCGTCCGCGTCGCCGGCGTGGGCAGCGAGGAGATCGGCCTACTCGGTGCGGCGGCGCTGGCCGACGACCTCGACCTCGAGTCCGTTCGGGCGGTCGTCAACGTCGACGGGGCGGGTCGGTTCCGAAATCTGAAGGCGTACTCCCACGCGTCGGAACCCCTCGCGGAGATGGCCACCGACGTGAGCGACCAGTGGGGACAGCCGATCGTTCACGACCCCGACCCGCACCCGTTCAGCGATCACTGGCCGTTCCTCCGGGCGGGCGTCCCGTCACTCCAGCTTCACAGCGAACCGGCCGACGGCGGCGAACGTGGCCGGGGCTGGGGTCACACGGCTGCCGATACGCGAGATAAAGTCGATCCGCGAAACCTTCGTGAGCACGCCATGCTGACGGCGCTTGTGACGCGAACGCTCACGAAACAGGAGCCCCCACGGGTGGAAGAACCGACATTGCGGGACGTACTGCTCGAGCAGGATTACGAGCCAGGGATGCGCGCCTCGGACATTTGGCCGGAGGCCTGGGGCTGA
- a CDS encoding ABC1 kinase family protein, whose product MLAYARDRRRWLLFGRPRRVDPDTHRHRAEVLLESLLTLGPTFIKLGQLLSTRPDVLPPAYIEVLSALQDEVPPADWADARPVLETDLGPVDERFDQFDTEAISGASLGQVYRASIDGEPVAVKIRRPDIETLVEADLRVIRWSLPILMRFVDESRSFSLENLADEFAKTIREEMDYDREAAMLTEIRSNFDGDDRFVIPSVYEAYSSERVLTMEYLGGTKINDVAELDRKGIDREQIAENLERSYLQMIIDDGVFHADPHPGNLAVTDSGQIIFYDFGMSGRVDPFVQEKIVEFYIAVANQDIDAILDALIEIGTLSPEADRAVMAEVMELAIADARGEAIEQYRVQQIVGQIEDSIYDFPFRLPKNLALVLRVATVVEGVCVTLDSDFDFIATATDYLTEQGYREESIQRVLEDSAGRVRQAGESVINVPPKLERTLDRLERDDQFVRIGVEDSDRVFAKLAKRLVYGMLLTMSLFSMGVLYALGAPEASVVAAVFSVVLTVLLYRSFRGPRSIRAKPQFTRQNLRERRGED is encoded by the coding sequence TTGCTGGCGTACGCCCGCGACCGCCGACGATGGCTGCTTTTTGGGCGACCCCGACGGGTCGACCCCGATACGCATCGCCACCGTGCGGAGGTGCTCCTCGAGTCGTTGCTCACGCTGGGGCCGACGTTCATCAAACTCGGGCAGTTGCTGTCGACGCGCCCGGACGTTCTTCCACCGGCATACATCGAGGTGCTCTCGGCGTTACAGGACGAGGTGCCACCAGCCGACTGGGCGGATGCTCGGCCAGTCCTCGAGACTGATCTCGGACCGGTGGACGAACGGTTCGACCAGTTCGACACTGAGGCGATCAGTGGTGCCAGCCTGGGTCAGGTGTATCGAGCCTCGATCGACGGGGAACCGGTCGCCGTCAAGATTCGTCGCCCGGATATCGAGACGCTGGTCGAGGCTGATCTGCGGGTGATTCGATGGTCGCTCCCGATACTGATGCGGTTCGTCGACGAGTCCCGCTCGTTCTCCCTCGAGAACCTCGCCGACGAGTTCGCGAAGACGATTCGCGAGGAGATGGACTACGATCGGGAGGCGGCGATGCTCACCGAGATCCGGTCGAACTTCGATGGTGACGATCGGTTCGTGATCCCGTCGGTGTACGAGGCCTACTCGAGCGAGCGCGTCCTCACGATGGAGTACCTGGGCGGGACGAAGATCAACGACGTCGCTGAACTGGATCGAAAGGGAATCGATCGGGAGCAGATTGCCGAGAACCTCGAGCGCTCGTACCTGCAGATGATCATCGACGACGGCGTCTTTCACGCCGACCCGCATCCGGGTAATCTGGCCGTGACGGATTCGGGACAGATCATCTTCTACGACTTCGGGATGAGCGGTCGGGTCGATCCGTTCGTCCAGGAGAAAATCGTCGAGTTCTACATCGCGGTCGCCAACCAGGACATCGACGCCATCCTCGACGCGCTGATCGAGATCGGTACCTTGAGCCCGGAGGCGGATCGTGCGGTGATGGCCGAGGTGATGGAACTGGCTATCGCGGACGCCCGCGGCGAGGCTATCGAACAGTACCGCGTCCAGCAGATCGTCGGCCAGATCGAGGACTCGATCTACGACTTCCCGTTTCGCCTGCCGAAGAACCTCGCGCTCGTGTTGCGGGTCGCGACTGTCGTGGAAGGCGTCTGCGTGACGCTCGACTCCGATTTCGACTTCATCGCGACTGCGACGGACTATCTCACCGAACAGGGCTACCGCGAGGAGTCCATCCAGCGGGTGCTCGAGGACTCCGCGGGGCGGGTTCGCCAGGCGGGCGAGTCCGTGATCAACGTGCCGCCAAAACTCGAGCGAACGCTCGACCGACTCGAGCGGGACGACCAGTTCGTCCGGATCGGCGTCGAGGACTCCGACCGGGTGTTCGCAAAACTCGCCAAACGGCTCGTGTATGGGATGTTGTTAACGATGTCGCTCTTCTCGATGGGCGTGCTCTACGCGCTCGGTGCGCCCGAAGCGTCGGTCGTCGCCGCCGTGTTTTCGGTCGTGTTGACGGTGTTGCTGTACCGGTCGTTCCGCGGGCCGCGCTCGATCAGGGCCAAACCGCAGTTCACCCGCCAGAACCTTCGAGAGCGACGGGGCGAGGACTGA
- the speB gene encoding agmatinase: MFPGATADRSEANFVIVGAPLDASTTFQPGTRFGPRRIRHFSETFDDYDHRTGLRFTECGVHDEGDIHAWDDVSEYLEFLEGTLRDAVWDEAVPVTLGGEHTVTAAGVGAVDPDVFVCLDAHLDLRSAYDGNPLSHACVTRRILDAADFENAPTADVEVEEAIILGARTGNEAEWERASEADVTVVSPEDVADFVPELESRLAGREAYLSVDIDGADPAYAPGTGTMEPFGLEPREMREVVRVVAPAATGFDVVEVNDRDDGQAASLAGKLLREFVFSHATAVDGGD, from the coding sequence ATGTTTCCCGGGGCGACCGCCGATCGATCGGAGGCGAACTTCGTCATCGTCGGTGCGCCCCTCGACGCATCGACGACCTTTCAGCCGGGAACCCGATTCGGGCCCCGGCGCATTCGACACTTTTCGGAGACGTTCGACGATTACGACCACCGGACGGGCTTGCGGTTCACTGAATGCGGTGTCCACGACGAGGGTGACATCCACGCTTGGGACGATGTCTCGGAGTACCTCGAGTTTCTCGAGGGAACGCTCAGGGACGCCGTCTGGGACGAGGCCGTGCCGGTCACCCTCGGGGGCGAACACACCGTCACTGCGGCGGGCGTCGGCGCCGTCGACCCCGACGTGTTCGTCTGTCTCGACGCTCACCTCGACCTACGGAGCGCGTACGATGGTAACCCACTCAGTCACGCGTGCGTGACCAGACGCATCCTCGATGCGGCCGACTTCGAGAACGCGCCAACCGCTGACGTCGAGGTCGAGGAAGCGATCATCCTCGGCGCGCGCACGGGCAACGAAGCGGAGTGGGAGCGAGCCAGTGAAGCGGACGTCACGGTCGTTTCACCCGAGGACGTCGCCGACTTCGTCCCGGAACTCGAGTCCCGCCTCGCGGGCCGGGAAGCCTACCTCAGCGTCGACATCGACGGCGCTGACCCGGCGTATGCGCCTGGGACGGGGACGATGGAGCCTTTCGGGCTCGAGCCTCGTGAGATGCGCGAGGTCGTGCGGGTGGTTGCACCCGCGGCGACGGGGTTCGACGTCGTCGAGGTAAATGACCGGGACGACGGACAGGCCGCGTCACTCGCGGGAAAACTGCTTCGAGAATTCGTGTTTTCACACGCGACGGCCGTCGACGGCGGCGACTAA
- a CDS encoding Hsp20/alpha crystallin family protein yields MSALRDALGDLSDAVFFDLLESEDAYLLVVDVPGVSAETIDVAVENGRITIEARREKDLPGEYHYLEENRSLFLDVDLPLPNDATEAKAEATVDRGVLELILPKRSAADETKIDVVADEDPDEGDDDPSDSPRADGDG; encoded by the coding sequence ATGTCAGCGCTCCGTGACGCGTTGGGTGACCTCTCCGACGCCGTGTTCTTCGATCTTCTCGAGAGCGAGGACGCCTACTTGCTCGTCGTCGACGTGCCGGGCGTCTCCGCCGAGACGATCGACGTCGCCGTCGAGAATGGCCGAATCACGATCGAAGCCCGGCGAGAGAAGGATCTGCCCGGAGAGTACCACTACCTCGAGGAGAACCGGTCGCTGTTTCTGGACGTCGACCTCCCGCTTCCGAACGATGCGACGGAGGCCAAAGCCGAGGCGACCGTCGACCGGGGGGTGCTCGAGTTGATCCTCCCGAAACGATCGGCCGCGGACGAAACGAAAATCGACGTCGTCGCGGATGAAGATCCGGACGAGGGCGACGACGATCCCTCCGATTCACCTCGAGCTGACGGAGACGGCTAA
- a CDS encoding DUF5797 family protein — MTLSDEALDRLADVVELQPTKNSELQDRWELESGSEVHSYLENELGDYYFRDDNSLIRTTAEAAELVDVEPGIELTEDEGPPSRVRVPELHAQIIEVLAEPGERSQSVVSVLHDLRETFDIDPDVESVRSGLQSLRRKDVVEVEYRTVPTFRLAIERDELEVAVAA; from the coding sequence ATGACGCTGTCCGATGAGGCGCTCGATCGATTGGCGGACGTAGTTGAGTTACAGCCGACGAAAAACAGTGAGTTACAGGATCGCTGGGAGCTGGAAAGTGGGAGCGAGGTGCACAGCTACCTCGAGAACGAACTCGGGGACTACTACTTTCGTGACGACAACAGCCTGATTCGGACGACCGCTGAAGCGGCCGAACTGGTCGACGTCGAACCTGGCATCGAACTCACCGAGGACGAAGGGCCGCCCTCGCGCGTTCGCGTGCCGGAACTGCACGCACAGATCATCGAGGTGCTCGCGGAACCGGGGGAACGCTCCCAGAGTGTCGTGTCAGTCCTCCACGACCTGCGCGAGACGTTCGATATCGATCCTGACGTCGAATCGGTGCGATCTGGATTACAGAGCCTCCGTCGCAAGGACGTCGTCGAGGTCGAGTACCGCACGGTGCCGACGTTCCGTCTCGCCATCGAGCGCGACGAACTCGAGGTCGCCGTCGCGGCGTAA
- a CDS encoding universal stress protein — MNNSLVVIDDTDRHRSLLETAGELATGSGTNLVLLPLTSTEDVNAERDAIGQISAERVAAYGTDTAEQRLTRIAHTVARDALADLDADVDYQVVPKIVDAKTEATAILDAAAEHGCDHIFLVGRKRSPTGKALFGNLAQSIMLTFDGQVTVELE; from the coding sequence ATGAACAACAGCCTCGTCGTCATCGACGACACCGACCGACACCGATCGCTCCTCGAAACAGCCGGCGAACTCGCCACCGGATCGGGAACCAACCTCGTCTTGTTGCCGCTGACGTCGACCGAGGACGTCAACGCCGAGCGCGATGCAATCGGCCAGATCAGCGCCGAGCGCGTCGCCGCGTACGGAACCGACACGGCCGAACAGCGACTGACCCGAATCGCACACACGGTTGCACGCGACGCACTCGCCGATCTCGACGCCGACGTCGACTACCAGGTCGTTCCCAAAATCGTCGATGCGAAGACGGAAGCGACGGCCATCCTCGACGCTGCCGCGGAACACGGCTGTGATCACATCTTCCTCGTCGGCCGAAAACGCTCCCCGACAGGGAAGGCACTTTTCGGCAACCTCGCTCAGTCGATCATGCTCACGTTCGACGGCCAGGTCACCGTCGAACTCGAGTAA
- a CDS encoding translation initiation factor IF-5A, with protein MAKQQKEVRDLGEGGYVVIDDAACKINSYSTAKPGKHGSAKARIEAKGVFDGKKRSLSQPVDAKIWVPIINRKQGQVVSTDGDDMQVMDLESYETFTMRIPDDVDASPDDNIEYLEMEGQRKIV; from the coding sequence ATGGCGAAACAGCAGAAAGAAGTTCGCGACCTCGGAGAAGGCGGCTACGTCGTCATCGACGACGCAGCGTGCAAAATCAACTCCTACTCGACAGCCAAACCCGGCAAACACGGCAGCGCCAAGGCCCGCATCGAGGCCAAAGGCGTCTTCGACGGGAAGAAACGCTCGCTCTCACAGCCCGTCGACGCGAAGATCTGGGTGCCGATCATCAACCGCAAACAGGGCCAAGTCGTCTCGACCGACGGCGACGACATGCAGGTGATGGACCTCGAGAGCTACGAGACGTTCACCATGCGGATCCCCGACGACGTCGACGCGTCGCCGGACGACAACATCGAGTACCTCGAGATGGAAGGCCAGCGCAAGATCGTCTGA